A DNA window from Chryseobacterium sp. MEBOG06 contains the following coding sequences:
- a CDS encoding HesB/IscA family protein, with product MIKVSDYAKEKAIQLMTEDGFNPAEDYIRVGVKSGGCSGLEYVLKFDNQKTDTDQIFEDNNIKIIIDKKSILYLAGTTLEYSGGLNGKGFVFNNPNASRTCGCGESFSL from the coding sequence ATGATAAAAGTATCAGACTATGCAAAGGAGAAAGCCATTCAGTTAATGACTGAAGATGGTTTTAACCCTGCTGAAGATTATATAAGAGTGGGAGTGAAAAGCGGCGGATGCTCTGGTTTAGAGTATGTTTTAAAGTTTGACAACCAAAAAACAGACACAGATCAGATTTTTGAAGATAATAACATTAAAATTATTATAGATAAAAAATCCATCCTTTATTTAGCAGGAACGACTCTTGAGTACTCAGGAGGATTGAACGGAAAAGGGTTTGTTTTTAATAACCCGAATGCATCCCGAACTTGTGGATGTGGAGAATCATTTAGTCTTTAG
- a CDS encoding response regulator transcription factor — protein MFGSEIKFVTFIYICTLLFILVIVFVGILKTKGNKNFNYKFFLLTLSVLLNNISSGLFPDKNLKINILSQNIIAYTIGLVTIAYYAYYLSLYYNLTFRSYLKFNYIIIFLSVNLVVGFIIPYTITDNLQISRRIFLVFPVLLIFLLLYIIYKSQFSYYFGFKNKYEEFHSLAGLTGIISVVSVPITMLLLGDDQTVEQTLFTLGYFFICIEYFLYKNSIQQVYSYDLTDRESEILNLIINDEKIKYAEISTKLNISEKTVSTHLSNIYKKVDVKSKKELIKRINEKNL, from the coding sequence ATGTTTGGCTCAGAGATAAAATTTGTCACATTTATATATATATGTACGTTGCTATTTATTTTGGTGATTGTATTCGTAGGGATTTTAAAGACTAAAGGCAATAAAAATTTTAATTATAAGTTTTTCCTTTTAACATTGTCTGTTTTATTGAATAATATTAGTTCAGGATTATTTCCTGATAAAAACCTTAAAATAAATATTCTTTCCCAAAATATTATTGCGTATACGATTGGTTTAGTAACAATTGCATATTATGCCTATTATCTTTCCTTATATTATAATTTGACATTCAGGAGTTATTTAAAGTTTAATTATATAATTATTTTTCTATCAGTAAATCTGGTAGTAGGTTTTATAATTCCATATACTATTACTGATAACCTACAGATTTCACGTAGAATATTTCTAGTATTCCCAGTTTTATTGATTTTTTTGCTATTATATATTATTTACAAAAGTCAATTTAGTTACTATTTTGGATTTAAAAATAAGTATGAGGAATTTCATTCTTTAGCGGGATTAACCGGTATTATTAGTGTTGTTTCAGTGCCTATTACTATGCTATTATTAGGAGATGATCAGACAGTTGAACAAACTCTATTTACTTTGGGGTATTTTTTTATCTGTATAGAATATTTTTTATACAAAAATTCTATACAACAAGTTTATTCATATGATCTTACTGATAGGGAATCAGAAATTTTGAACTTGATTATAAATGATGAGAAAATTAAATATGCAGAGATAAGTACTAAACTTAATATTTCAGAGAAAACTGTATCAACTCATTTATCCAATATATATAAGAAAGTAGATGTTAAAAGTAAAAAAGAACTAATAAAAAGAATTAATGAAAAGAATCTTTAG
- a CDS encoding GNAT family N-acetyltransferase, producing the protein MKNLNETERFHLKSILARAFINNKSVNYILKRKHDMSLILRLMDYSINKAKRYGWVWVNDQNNACCIILDPLKAKKMTLYSICLDIKLVFTVVGVNNVGKVFKKENLTNKYLPKNIDFVHLWFIGVECTVQGQGLGSDFLKQIISYYIGKTDAICLETSTLINIPFYEKLGFEIYHVEDFGFDFYFLIKYLK; encoded by the coding sequence ATGAAAAATTTAAATGAGACAGAGAGGTTTCACCTAAAATCAATTTTAGCCAGGGCTTTTATCAATAATAAATCTGTTAATTATATTCTTAAGAGGAAGCATGACATGTCATTAATATTACGACTTATGGATTATTCTATCAATAAGGCTAAAAGATATGGATGGGTCTGGGTAAATGATCAAAATAATGCGTGTTGTATCATTTTAGATCCTTTAAAAGCAAAGAAAATGACTCTCTACTCTATATGTTTAGATATCAAATTAGTTTTTACTGTTGTTGGTGTAAACAATGTTGGCAAAGTATTTAAAAAAGAGAATCTAACAAATAAGTATCTTCCCAAGAATATAGATTTTGTACATCTTTGGTTTATAGGAGTTGAATGTACAGTGCAAGGGCAGGGATTGGGAAGCGATTTTTTAAAACAAATAATAAGTTATTATATAGGTAAGACAGATGCTATTTGTTTAGAAACTTCTACATTAATTAATATCCCTTTTTATGAGAAACTAGGCTTTGAGATTTATCATGTTGAAGATTTTGGGTTTGACTTCTATTTTTTAATAAAATACTTGAAATAA
- a CDS encoding GLPGLI family protein: MKQKLLGFFVLFLAVMSYGQTTRYIYETLVNPDSINLVTMKSERTFLDVKNDRSLFISENKLVRDSIFTSFKSEVKENNKKEEKEFSKLEGKKYNEPTFFEYFIIKNIPEQKIYFYDRAAGKQIYYQEDRPIRWEITKDIEKQNGYAAQKAVTNFGGRTWTAWFTKDIAVSDGPYKFSGLPGLIVKLEDDNGDYKFDLVKKIVLKNAFEEPISSDVKQSTRVNFHGDKAALEMEFGKNRKSAAGNGNAAEMMSQGGGRHQGGMNGGGGMRGGGMRGGGRSGGGMYRGMGGEGIPMGGSPTMGGGSMKAGISQNPIELN; encoded by the coding sequence ATGAAACAAAAATTACTTGGCTTTTTTGTATTGTTTCTAGCAGTGATGTCCTATGGACAGACTACGAGATATATTTATGAAACTTTGGTCAACCCGGATTCAATCAATTTGGTGACCATGAAAAGTGAACGGACTTTCCTGGATGTTAAAAATGACCGTTCCTTATTTATCAGTGAAAATAAGCTGGTGAGAGATTCTATTTTTACCTCTTTTAAATCTGAAGTAAAAGAAAATAATAAGAAAGAAGAGAAAGAATTTTCAAAACTGGAGGGAAAGAAATATAATGAACCCACCTTTTTTGAATATTTTATCATCAAAAATATTCCTGAGCAAAAAATATATTTTTATGACCGTGCAGCGGGCAAACAGATTTATTATCAGGAGGACAGACCCATCCGTTGGGAAATTACAAAAGATATCGAGAAACAAAATGGATATGCTGCTCAAAAAGCAGTTACAAATTTTGGAGGTCGAACCTGGACTGCCTGGTTTACGAAAGATATTGCAGTTTCTGACGGGCCCTATAAGTTTTCCGGATTACCTGGACTGATCGTTAAACTGGAAGATGATAACGGGGATTATAAATTTGATCTTGTAAAAAAGATAGTGCTAAAAAATGCATTTGAAGAACCCATCAGTTCTGATGTGAAGCAAAGTACAAGAGTTAATTTCCATGGTGATAAAGCTGCTCTGGAAATGGAATTTGGTAAAAACAGGAAAAGTGCTGCTGGAAATGGAAATGCTGCTGAAATGATGAGTCAGGGAGGAGGAAGACATCAGGGAGGAATGAATGGAGGCGGAGGCATGAGAGGCGGAGGCATGAGAGGCGGAGGCCGTTCCGGTGGCGGAATGTACAGAGGAATGGGTGGCGAAGGGATTCCGATGGGAGGAAGTCCAACCATGGGAGGCGGTTCTATGAAAGCTGGTATAAGCCAGAATCCGATTGAGTTGAATTAA
- a CDS encoding TlpA family protein disulfide reductase produces the protein MKKKKFLRLLAVVIPIVAIGIVFYLFLNFQEKKQKAEALKDIPSFHLSTIDGNTFTQENLAHGQTKIIIYFSPGCHFCHAEAKELSKNKHTAKDIQWIWVASEPLNEIKEFAVKYKLDQQTDIFWCHDEMAILYQKLAISSVPYFLIYDKKNHLIKRNPGAIKLDKLINSFDERK, from the coding sequence ATGAAGAAAAAAAAATTTTTAAGATTATTAGCAGTTGTTATTCCTATTGTAGCAATAGGAATAGTCTTCTATTTATTTTTAAATTTTCAGGAAAAAAAACAAAAAGCAGAGGCCCTGAAAGACATTCCCTCATTTCATCTTTCAACTATTGATGGAAACACTTTTACACAGGAAAATCTGGCACATGGTCAAACTAAAATCATTATATATTTCAGCCCCGGTTGTCATTTTTGCCATGCAGAGGCAAAAGAGTTATCTAAAAATAAACATACAGCTAAAGATATACAATGGATTTGGGTCGCCAGTGAACCTTTGAACGAGATTAAAGAGTTTGCTGTCAAATATAAGCTTGATCAACAGACTGATATTTTCTGGTGTCATGATGAAATGGCAATTCTTTATCAAAAATTAGCAATCAGTAGTGTTCCTTATTTCCTGATATATGATAAGAAGAATCATCTTATTAAAAGAAATCCAGGAGCTATAAAATTAGATAAACTCATAAACAGTTTTGATGAAAGAAAATAA
- a CDS encoding helix-turn-helix transcriptional regulator: MLYNIVEGLLPDKNFEINLVSQNIFAWIVGLAVVFHYFVFIKNEYNLTFKGKLSLQLIGIFTLLSFIILFILPYTITGSLETSRTYFLGFFLALLSFAAILVIHKQYIKIINRKNILFKIYDFNGILAFLALLSLPVTILIFGDNQWIEQTFFSLGFFVLTVDHFFYGLRRKEMKKDISFETLTIRETQILNILLKDPNLKYAELSKALNISEGALSSHLSNIYKKLGIKSKDEIRKISEFYKNTLDV, encoded by the coding sequence TTGCTTTATAATATCGTTGAAGGGCTTCTTCCTGATAAGAATTTTGAAATTAATCTTGTCTCACAGAATATCTTCGCATGGATTGTCGGATTGGCTGTAGTGTTTCACTATTTTGTTTTTATAAAAAATGAGTATAATTTAACTTTTAAAGGCAAGCTATCTTTACAATTAATTGGAATATTTACTCTGCTGTCTTTTATCATCTTATTTATCCTTCCCTATACCATTACTGGCTCATTAGAAACTTCGAGAACTTATTTTCTAGGTTTCTTTTTGGCATTATTGTCATTTGCTGCTATACTCGTAATACACAAACAATATATAAAAATAATAAACCGGAAAAACATCCTATTCAAGATCTATGATTTTAATGGAATACTAGCCTTCTTAGCATTATTATCTCTTCCTGTTACGATATTAATATTTGGTGATAACCAATGGATAGAACAGACTTTTTTCAGTCTCGGATTTTTTGTTTTAACCGTTGACCACTTCTTTTACGGTTTACGTAGGAAAGAAATGAAAAAAGATATCTCTTTTGAAACCCTTACTATAAGAGAAACCCAAATACTAAATATACTTCTCAAAGATCCTAATTTGAAATATGCTGAATTAAGTAAAGCATTGAACATTTCTGAAGGAGCCCTTTCGTCTCACCTGTCTAATATTTATAAGAAGCTAGGTATAAAAAGTAAAGATGAAATTAGAAAAATAAGCGAGTTCTATAAAAACACACTGGATGTCTAA
- a CDS encoding peptidase domain-containing ABC transporter produces the protein MKENKHIKKTFSLQKDLTDCGIGCLQSLVRYYEGDISLEMLREKSGTGKTGTTLLGLHQCANSIGFYAEGCEADTQALIEHSEPVILHTVIDQKFEHYVICYSYDSTGNNKFLIGDPAKGLEYWTREYLEKVWQSGTCLTLKPNDQFQKKQKIQKDKKAWFRSLIKEDQESIYYIIILGFIFTLLGMSMSVFSQKLIDDILPEKKIQLLILSISFLGFLLLARVIIQALKELYTIRQNKAFNERINKKFYSSLLYLPKVFFDSRKIGDFVARLNDTQRIQAVIKQLITNTAVDILGVLIAISFLFFYSWKIALVCIIISPVIFYIIFSFNKKIIESQRNVMQSYSINEANYIDSIRGIEVIKGFSKQQLFIKKNETIFGFFQTKIFELGKLNLTISLYSGLVLIIFLLLILSYSSYHVLNGEIKLGELMAIIGISGSLLTSTTNLALVMIPIQEAKVAFDRMFEYSSLEKEKIEGINITDIQSIDLKNIDFRFNGRKRLLNGVSFSLQKGSITGLLGESGSGKTTLTEVLQKNYLPENGKIIINDSIDLNDISINSWRNMIGIVPQNIQLFNGTILENIILDEKVNDEKLEKLGILGFDKFINSLPQGFLTLAGEEGINLSGGQKQLIGWMRTLYHDPLFLILDEPTSSLDKDNRRFIYKLIQKLKSEKVIFIVSHYQEELREISDKILILDQTFVSELNFQL, from the coding sequence ATGAAAGAAAATAAACACATAAAAAAAACATTCTCCCTTCAAAAAGATTTAACAGATTGCGGTATTGGATGCCTGCAGTCCTTAGTGCGATATTATGAAGGAGACATCTCACTGGAAATGCTCCGTGAAAAAAGCGGAACAGGTAAAACAGGAACTACACTTCTTGGGCTACATCAATGTGCCAATTCAATTGGCTTTTACGCAGAGGGATGTGAGGCCGATACACAGGCATTAATAGAACACTCAGAACCCGTTATTTTACATACCGTTATAGATCAAAAATTTGAACATTATGTTATATGCTATTCTTATGATTCTACTGGAAATAATAAATTTCTTATCGGAGATCCTGCCAAAGGATTAGAATACTGGACGAGAGAATATCTGGAAAAAGTATGGCAGTCCGGAACCTGCCTTACCTTAAAACCCAATGATCAATTCCAGAAAAAGCAGAAAATCCAGAAAGATAAAAAAGCATGGTTTAGAAGCCTTATCAAAGAAGATCAGGAATCTATTTATTATATTATTATATTAGGATTCATTTTTACTCTATTAGGAATGTCCATGTCTGTTTTTTCACAAAAATTAATAGATGACATTTTACCTGAGAAAAAAATACAACTTCTTATATTAAGTATCTCTTTTCTTGGATTCCTGCTTCTGGCAAGAGTTATTATTCAGGCATTAAAAGAATTATATACCATAAGGCAGAACAAAGCTTTTAATGAACGAATCAATAAAAAATTTTATTCATCTTTACTCTATCTTCCGAAAGTATTTTTTGACAGCAGAAAAATTGGAGATTTTGTAGCAAGACTTAATGATACGCAGAGAATACAGGCTGTTATAAAACAATTAATAACCAATACAGCAGTAGATATTTTAGGCGTTCTCATTGCAATAAGCTTCCTTTTCTTCTATTCATGGAAAATTGCCTTAGTCTGTATTATTATTTCACCTGTTATTTTTTATATCATTTTTAGTTTCAATAAAAAAATTATTGAATCCCAAAGAAATGTGATGCAGTCTTACAGTATCAATGAGGCCAATTATATAGATAGTATCAGGGGAATAGAAGTTATCAAAGGATTTTCTAAGCAGCAATTGTTTATAAAAAAAAATGAAACCATATTCGGATTTTTTCAGACAAAAATTTTTGAGTTGGGAAAGCTTAATTTAACCATCTCTCTTTATTCAGGATTGGTTTTAATTATTTTTCTATTACTTATTCTTAGCTATTCTTCTTACCATGTTTTAAACGGTGAAATAAAGCTTGGAGAATTAATGGCTATTATCGGAATTTCTGGCTCATTACTTACTTCAACTACTAATTTAGCATTAGTAATGATTCCGATACAGGAAGCAAAAGTAGCCTTTGACAGAATGTTTGAGTATTCTTCTCTGGAAAAAGAAAAGATAGAGGGGATCAACATAACAGATATCCAATCTATTGATCTTAAAAATATTGACTTCAGATTTAATGGAAGAAAACGGTTACTGAATGGAGTTTCTTTTTCTTTACAAAAAGGCTCCATAACCGGCCTACTTGGAGAAAGCGGCAGTGGTAAAACAACATTAACTGAAGTTTTACAGAAGAATTATCTGCCTGAAAATGGCAAAATTATTATCAATGATAGTATAGATTTAAATGATATTTCCATCAACAGCTGGCGTAATATGATCGGTATTGTTCCACAAAACATCCAGTTATTCAATGGTACTATTTTAGAAAATATCATTCTTGATGAGAAGGTAAATGATGAGAAGTTAGAGAAATTGGGTATTCTGGGTTTTGACAAATTTATTAATTCTTTGCCACAGGGCTTTTTAACATTAGCGGGAGAGGAGGGTATTAATTTATCCGGAGGCCAAAAACAATTAATAGGATGGATGAGAACGTTGTATCATGATCCCCTGTTTTTGATCTTAGACGAGCCTACATCTTCTTTAGATAAAGACAACAGAAGATTTATTTACAAATTGATACAAAAATTAAAATCTGAAAAAGTCATTTTCATTGTCAGTCATTATCAGGAAGAATTAAGAGAAATTTCTGATAAAATACTGATACTGGATCAAACCTTTGTTTCAGAATTGAATTTTCAGCTATAA
- the sufB gene encoding Fe-S cluster assembly protein SufB, whose translation MSKYTEDDLRVDLENKKYEFGWETKIDYEDFPIGLNEDIIRAISAKKEEPEWMTEWRLESFKIWQKMVEPDWANIKYEKPDFQAIRYYAAPKVKPELASLDEVDPELLKTFAKLGINIEEQKRLSGVAVDIVMDSISVKTTFQDTLAEKGVIFCSISEAIKNHPDLVRKYLGKVVPRGDNFYAALNSAVFSDGSFCYIPKGVRCPMELSTYFRINQAGTGQFERTLLVADEGSYVSYLEGCTAPSRDENQLHAAVVELIALDDAEIKYSTVQNWYPGNEEGKGGVFNFVTKRGLCERNAKISWTQVETGSAVTWKYPSCILKGDGSIGEFYSIAVTNNHQYADTGTKMIHIGKNTKSTIISKGISAGKSQNSYRGLVKVMPSAKGARNFSQCDSLLMGNECGAHTFPYIEIKDPTAQLEHEATTSKIGEDQIFYCNQRGIDTERAIALIVNGFSKEVLNKLPMEFAIEAQKLLEISLEGSVG comes from the coding sequence ATGAGTAAATATACTGAAGACGATTTAAGGGTCGATCTAGAAAATAAAAAATACGAATTCGGTTGGGAAACGAAGATAGATTATGAAGACTTCCCAATTGGTTTAAATGAGGATATCATCCGTGCCATCTCTGCTAAAAAAGAAGAGCCGGAATGGATGACTGAATGGCGTTTGGAATCTTTCAAAATCTGGCAGAAAATGGTGGAGCCTGACTGGGCTAATATCAAATATGAAAAACCAGATTTCCAGGCAATCCGTTACTACGCGGCTCCCAAGGTAAAACCTGAATTGGCCAGCCTTGATGAAGTAGATCCTGAGTTATTGAAAACTTTCGCAAAGCTAGGGATTAACATCGAAGAGCAGAAAAGACTTTCAGGAGTTGCTGTAGATATCGTAATGGACTCAATTTCTGTGAAAACAACTTTCCAGGATACACTGGCGGAAAAAGGAGTTATTTTCTGTTCAATTTCTGAGGCGATTAAAAATCACCCTGATCTGGTAAGAAAATATCTTGGAAAAGTAGTTCCAAGAGGAGATAACTTTTATGCAGCTCTAAATTCTGCAGTATTCTCTGACGGAAGTTTCTGCTACATTCCTAAGGGCGTAAGATGTCCGATGGAACTTTCCACTTACTTCCGTATCAACCAGGCGGGAACAGGGCAGTTTGAAAGAACACTTCTTGTGGCAGACGAAGGAAGCTATGTTTCTTACCTTGAAGGATGTACAGCACCATCAAGAGATGAAAACCAGCTTCATGCAGCTGTAGTAGAGCTTATTGCATTAGATGATGCAGAGATCAAATATTCAACGGTTCAGAACTGGTACCCAGGTAATGAAGAAGGAAAAGGAGGTGTATTCAACTTTGTAACGAAAAGAGGACTTTGCGAAAGAAATGCAAAAATCTCATGGACACAGGTGGAAACAGGATCTGCTGTAACATGGAAATACCCTTCTTGTATATTGAAAGGTGATGGATCTATCGGAGAGTTCTACTCTATCGCGGTAACCAACAACCACCAATATGCAGATACCGGTACAAAAATGATCCACATTGGGAAAAATACCAAATCTACGATCATTTCAAAAGGTATTTCAGCAGGAAAATCCCAAAATTCATACAGAGGTCTGGTAAAAGTAATGCCTTCTGCAAAAGGAGCGAGAAACTTCTCCCAATGTGACTCTCTGTTAATGGGTAACGAATGTGGAGCCCACACGTTCCCTTATATTGAGATCAAAGATCCTACTGCACAATTGGAGCACGAGGCAACTACTTCAAAAATTGGAGAAGATCAGATTTTCTACTGCAACCAGAGAGGAATTGATACAGAAAGAGCAATTGCCCTTATTGTAAACGGATTCAGTAAAGAGGTTTTAAATAAACTTCCAATGGAATTTGCAATAGAAGCTCAGAAGTTATTGGAAATTTCATTAGAAGGATCAGTTGGATAG
- a CDS encoding GLPGLI family protein → MKKIGIIALAIFIQNISAQTNRFVYQVTMKPDAENKTDIKTENAYLDISPEKSVFYSENRIKRDSIMQKAFQGGGGRGSINRDQMEGLRTNINYTVEKDKKNQKTYFKDRIGRDIYSYEEDRPINWKISSETRKIGEYKVQKAETDFAGRKWTAWFTTDLPYQDGPYKFGGLPGLVVKVEDDKGDYSFDLMKNFKIAELPTLNQFGNTLKVKRTDFLKQQNKFKTDPMSFMSQSGGGVSAPMRIGGGRGAGGGNQNPADMRKRMEERVKEDAKKNSNPIELQ, encoded by the coding sequence ATGAAAAAAATAGGAATTATCGCCCTTGCGATTTTTATACAGAATATTTCCGCCCAAACGAACAGGTTTGTATATCAGGTTACCATGAAACCGGATGCTGAAAATAAAACGGATATCAAAACAGAAAATGCTTATTTGGATATTTCTCCGGAAAAATCAGTTTTCTACTCTGAAAACAGAATTAAGAGAGACTCCATTATGCAAAAAGCATTTCAGGGAGGCGGAGGAAGAGGAAGCATCAATAGAGATCAGATGGAAGGATTAAGAACCAACATCAACTATACTGTTGAAAAAGATAAGAAGAATCAAAAAACGTATTTTAAAGACAGAATAGGGAGAGATATTTATTCTTATGAAGAAGACCGGCCAATAAACTGGAAGATTTCTTCTGAGACAAGAAAGATAGGAGAGTATAAAGTTCAGAAAGCTGAAACAGATTTTGCAGGAAGAAAATGGACTGCATGGTTTACGACTGATCTTCCTTATCAGGATGGGCCTTACAAATTCGGAGGGCTTCCGGGGCTTGTTGTAAAAGTGGAAGATGATAAAGGAGATTATTCTTTTGATCTGATGAAGAACTTTAAAATTGCTGAGCTTCCGACATTAAACCAATTTGGAAATACGCTGAAAGTAAAAAGAACAGATTTTTTAAAGCAACAGAATAAGTTTAAAACTGATCCAATGTCATTCATGAGCCAAAGTGGGGGAGGTGTTTCTGCTCCAATGAGAATAGGAGGTGGAAGAGGAGCCGGTGGCGGAAATCAGAATCCTGCCGATATGAGAAAAAGAATGGAGGAGAGAGTAAAAGAGGATGCTAAGAAAAATTCTAACCCGATTGAACTACAATAA
- a CDS encoding GNAT family N-acetyltransferase — protein sequence MRKATYLDRKHIVDILCQSFIDVLIPNSINFVVKKSGNRSKRLKALMEFQFDLSMMDGNVFLSDDGKGCILYLDKTKFSFRKLLLELKLLFTCIGLENMFKVLKREKLLKNFHPEKEFIHLWLMAVIPQEQGKGIGSQLLKESLEIYNNQLIYIETTTPENRAFYTRNGFIIFHETFELDYPLYFLKYV from the coding sequence ATGAGAAAAGCTACTTATCTTGACCGGAAACATATCGTTGATATATTGTGTCAATCATTCATCGATGTCCTCATTCCTAATTCCATCAACTTTGTAGTTAAAAAATCCGGTAACCGATCAAAAAGGCTGAAAGCCCTTATGGAATTTCAATTTGATTTGTCTATGATGGATGGTAATGTATTCTTAAGTGATGATGGCAAAGGATGTATTCTTTATCTTGACAAAACAAAGTTTAGTTTTAGAAAACTGCTGCTCGAACTTAAATTATTATTTACCTGTATAGGCTTAGAAAATATGTTTAAAGTCCTAAAGAGAGAGAAACTTTTAAAAAATTTTCATCCTGAAAAAGAATTTATCCATCTCTGGCTTATGGCTGTCATTCCACAAGAACAGGGAAAAGGAATCGGAAGCCAGCTTTTAAAAGAATCACTTGAAATTTATAATAACCAGCTTATTTATATAGAAACAACAACTCCTGAAAACCGAGCCTTCTATACACGAAACGGCTTTATTATCTTCCATGAAACATTTGAATTAGATTATCCTCTTTATTTTTTAAAATATGTTTAA